The Candidatus Polarisedimenticolia bacterium DNA segment CTTGTACGGAGAGAGGGAGATCCTCGAGGAGGTTCCCGGTCCCGAGGTCGGGCCGCGGACGCTCGTCACCAGCCGCGACGGGGCCGTGCGTCTCGGAATCTACTATCCCGATGCCATGGTCCGCCGCCTCGAGGCTGCTTCCCCGCTCCTCGGGCTCAACGAGCAGAACCTCGTCCCCTTCACCCACCTCGTGGAAGAGCTCGACCATTTTCTCATGCTGGCCTGGTGTATCCGTCGAGGCCGCGGGGTGAGCCTGTTGGAGCTGGAGTTTCACGCGAACGTGACCAAGTACCTGGTCCTGGCTCATTTCCTCGGACGCCTGCGCTCCCAGAACAGACTGCTGCAGAGCGAGCGCGACTGGCTGGTGCACTGCCTGTTCGAGGATGCGGGAGACGGTCTGCCGGAGCCTTTTCGGTGGCGCTACCGCGTGGCCGCGCAGATGGGAGTCCGTTTCTTGCGGCAGCTGGAGACACTGAGCCCGGCGGCGAGGGTGAGCGCTCTGAGGAGGCTGGGTAGGAAATCCTGGAGTGAGGTGAGGCGGAGCCTGGAATCGTCGCGGGGCGGGGAGACTCTAGGGCTTCTTCTGGCGAGCTGAGGCGTCGGGAGAATCCTCCCCGAGATGCGCGAGCTGGCGTGCCTCGGGGAAGCTGTCGAGCGCCTTTTGAATCTGCGGGTCCACTTCGGCGAATGCCTTGAAGCCTTCCTCGTTGCCCCAGCGCGCCGAGCTGATTTCCTTCCGGATCGAAGCGCGCAGATAGGCATCATCCTTCTGCAGGTCGGCGTCCGTGTAGGGGATCTTCCTCTCGTCGAGATACTTCTTGAACTCCGACAGGGTCGTGTCGTCGACGGCGAAGGTGCGATCCAGATCCTTGTGCTTCACGTTGAACTGTATGGCGAAGCCGAAGAAGGCCTGCTCGTTCTCGAGATGCCGGAGGAATTTATCGAGCTGCAGCGCCTCGACCGAAATGTCCGGCGTGATGCCGCCTCCTCCGAGAACCACGCGGCCAGAATCGGTGCGGCGCGTCTCCCGCTCCGCCGGGGCCGGCTCCGATTCCTCGTCCTGGGACAGGTAGAAATAATCCTCGAGGGACTCGTAGTCCCGCTGGATGAGGCGGCCGCTCGGGGTGTAATAGTGCGCCGTGGTGAGCGCCAGCGCGGAGCGCTGGCTCAAGGGATAGACGGTCTGGACCAGTCCCTTGCCCCAGGTCGTCTTGCCGACGATCAGCGCGCGATCATGGTCCTGAAGCGCGCCGGCGACGATCTCGGAAGCGCTGGCACTGTATTTGTTCACGAGAACCACGACGGGAAAGTCGATATGCGTGCCGCTGCCGGTTGCCGTGTATTCCTGATCGGCGCCCTTCACCCGCCCACGCGTGTAGACCACTTTCTGGCCCTGGGACAGGAACTTGTCCGCCATGCGCCACGCCTGCTCCAGCAGCCCGCCCGGATTGCCGCGCAGGTCAAGGATGAGCTTGTTCATACCGGCCTTCTTGAGGGCCTGCAGCTTCTCCTCGAGCTCGCGGTCAGTGGTCTGCGTGAAGTTGCTCACGCGGATGAACCCGACATCAGGGCGAATCATGAAGGCGTAAGGAACGGAGCGTGTCGGTATGTCGTCGCGGACGATGGAGAATTTGAGCGCCGCATCCTCGCCGGGCCGGACCACGGTGATATTCACCGGGGTCCCTTTGGGGCCTCGCAGCTTCTTGAGGGCGTGATCCACCGACATGTCGAGCGTATCGACTCCCTCGATTTGTGAAATGACGTCGCCGGGTCGAATCCCGGCACGGTACGCGGGCGTGCCCTCGATGGGAGCGATGACCGTGAGCGGCTTGTCCAGGGTAGGCTTGGAGATCACGATCCCGAGGCCGCTGAAGCTGCCATGCTGCTCCTCCATCATGTCCTGGTACTCGGAGGAATTCAGGAAATGTGTGTGTGGATCGAGGGTCTTGAGCATCCCGTCGATGGCCCCTTCGATGGCCACCTCAGGAGAGACTTCCTCGACGTACTGGTCCTGGATGATTCCGAGAATTTGACTGAAGTTCTTGAGGCGGTCGTTGGAGCGATCCGAGGCGGCGTCGACGCGCGGGCTGAGAAACCCTCCGGTCAGGGAGCCGGCGGCGAGAATCGCGACCCCGAATGCCAGCTGCCTACCCTTCACGATGTGCACCTCGACCGGTGGAAAAAGTAATCTACATCAAGTAAATAATGCATCAAGTATAGGGTGGCGGCAACGTGAAGTAAAGATAATCGTGGCCCCGAGGGCGCGATTCCGTCAGACGATCGTGCTTCGGACAGAGCCTGTCGGAACTTTGACTTGCGCCCCTCACGCAAATTAGCATACCTCCGCCTGGTGACACATCGCCGGGTGCGGCCGCACCGTCTTCTATACGAATAAGGAGCGACTTTGTTCGGTTCCCTGGGGGCTCCGGAGCTCCTGGCTATCTTCGCCGTGGCGCTCCTCTTGTTCGGCCCCAGAAAACTTCCGGAGCTTGGCAGGGCCCTCGGAAAGAGCCTGGCCGAGTTTCGCAAAGCCACCTCGGAGCTGAAAGCCACGCTCGACCGTGAGATTGCCGAGGCCGCCCCGGCCCCGAGCGCTCCGCAGCCTGCCGTCGAGCCCCCCGCGGGAAGTCTGGCCCGGAACGACTCCAATCCTGGGGAGGATGGTGGGCGAAACTCCACCTGACCGGGGGCGGATGTCGTTCCTGGAGCATCTCGACGAGCTCCGCTCCAGGTTGTTCAAAGCGGTTCTCGCGCTGGCGGTTGCCTTTGCCCTGGCCTGGACCCAGTCCGAACGTCTCTTCCGGTACATGGTCGAGCCGCTCACCCCTTTCCTGGGTGGCCGCAAGCTGGTTTTCCTCGAGATTACCGAGCCCTTCATTCTGTACATGAAGGTGGCCCTGCTGGCGGGCATCTTCGCCGCCGCACCGGTCATTCTCTACCAGGCCTGGGCCTTCGTAGCGCCCGGACTGTACCCTCGGGAGAAGCGGTATGCCGCACCCTTCATCGTGTCGGCTTCTCTCCTTTTCCTGGCGGGCGGAGCCTTCGGCTACAAGGTAGCCTTTCCCTACGCCGCCCGCTTCCTCCTGTCGATCGCGGGGGACTTTGAGCCCGCGTTGACGGTCAAGAGCCTATTCGGTTTCGAGAGCAAGATCGTTCTGGGGATGGGCCTGGTCTTCGAAATGCCCGCCGTGATATATCTGCTCGCGAGCCTGGGCATAGTGTCGCCGCGATTCCTCCTCCGACATCTCAAGATGGCAGTCCTGATCAGCTTCATCGTCGCCGCCATCATCACGCCGACCCCCGATGTCGTGACCCAATGCGTGTTCGCCGTTCCCATGATCGGACTTTACCTGCTGGGGATCGGCGCCTCTTACCTGGTCCCGCGGCGCGATGGTCGCTGAGGCGAGGAACGACCTGCGCTTCGGCTCCTTGCCGGCAGCCTTCAGGCTAGAGGACCACCCTCCCCGCTCCTGGTGGATCCTGCGAGCCGGTTTCGCGGTTCCACGCGATCGGAGGATCTGGGAGAGCTGGATTCGGGGCGAACGGGGAGACAGGCTCGCCGTTCGGGGCGGGCGTGAACCGGCGCGTCTGCTTTCCCTGGAGTTGGGACAAGCCGTGCTGCGCCACACCAGGCATGGCGGGGCTCTGCGAGCCATCCGAGGCGACAGGTTCTGGGGGGCGGGCCGCTTCCTCGCGGAGGTGCGGGCTTCGGAAGCGTTGCGTGCCGCAGGGGCCCCCACCCCGGAAATCCTTGGCATTTTCCTGAAAAGGGTTGGAGGCCCCTTTTTCCAAGGGTGGGTCATCTCGCGCTACATCGGGGATGGAGTGAACCTAAGGGATTGGATCCACCAGTGGTTCTTAAATCCGCAGGAACGCGCTCGTGCCCTGCGCCTGTCCGCCCGGAGCATCGCGGCGATGCACGCAGCCGGCTGCAGCCATCGCGACCTCAATCTCGCCAATCTTCTCCTTGCCGGCGAGACGGTTTACATCCTGGACCTGGACGGTGCCCGAATTCGGACCGTCGTGTCCCTTCACGAGCGATGTGCCAACCTGTTGCGTCTGTATCGCTCGCTGGCCAAAGAGACCGGGCGAAACGAGCCGCTCTCGAGAGGGGAGCGCCTCTTCTTCCTGAAGAGCTACTGCGAGGGAAATCCCCAAATGTTCAGAGAAGCTTGGCGCATCCTGTCACGCCGCTGGGGCGCTGCGGGTTTTCGAAGGCGGCTGAGCCGGAAATTCCGAGGACGGAGCGCGGCGCCAGACCCAGGAGGTCCTGCGACGCCGCCACGACTTCCGCAGCGGTGATCTCTTCCAGACAAAAAGGCTTTCCCGATTCGGCCGGCTGGCACTCGCGGAAGAAATCCTGGCGACACGGTGAGCAGGGAAAGCGACGGGTAAGGACTCGCACCAGCGCCGGATCGGTGAAGGGTCCTGTGCGCTCGGGAGATCCCGGTCCGAAAAGGGCCACGATGGGAATGCGGAGTGCCGCTGCCACGTGCATGGGACCGCTGTCGTTGCACACCACCAGATGGCAATGCTCCATCAACGCCGCCATGACCTGAAGACTCTGGCCGCGGGGCGGGGGCAGGCAGACGTCTCCCGATTCGCGGCGGATGGTTTCCAACAAGGGAGCATCGGCGTCGGAGCCGAACAGCAGGACGCGTGCCCCCAGCTGGCTGGCCAGCGAGGTGGCGACTTCGGCGAAACGGGAGGCATGCCAGGCACGAGGGGCCTTGGAGGCTCCGGCGTGGATGCCGACGCGAAGCGGCGCCTCCAGCAGCCCTTGCTGGCGCATGAAGCGGTAGGCTGCGTCCCGTGCGGCAGGCGTTACGTGGAAGCTCAAGCGGCGATCGCTGGTATCGCACCCAGCCGCTTCGGCAATTTGCAGGAAATGCTCCACGTGATGCCCCTCTTTTGGGAGCGGCAAGGCATCGGTCAGGAGCCATCCGCGGGCGTCGGTGGAAAAGCCGATGCGGCGCGGAATCCGGGCCATCGATGCGAACAGCGCGGCCTCGAAGGCCTTCTGGAAAAGTAGGGCCATGTCATAATGCTCCCGGCGAAGGCGCTGGATGAGCTTCCAGCGTCCCCACCCTCCTGCATGCGCTCCCTTCCGGTCGTACTCGATGAGTCGGTCGAAGTATGGGGAGCCCCGCAAAGAGTCGATGACCCAGCTCCTGGCGAGCAGAGTAACCTCCGCGTGGGGATAGGTCCGGCGCACCGCTCGCAGCGCGGGCGAAACCATGACCACGTCTCCTATCCAGTTATTGACCCGAATCAGGATCTTCGCCACCCCGTGCCCTGCGGTGCGCTCATTCATGGCCGACCCGCCTCAGGCAGCGGGATCTTGGGCGTCGCCAGAAGCTCTCGGGCGGCCGCCAGAACAAGATCGGGAGTGATCCACCTGATGCTCTCCGCATCGCCGCGGCGCGGAGTGGGCTGCCCGTCAGCCCAGGCCGGAGCAAGGATCCGGCGAGCTTCCCCGAGCGGCCCGTTGATTTGTGGGTCGGTGCTGCCGAAGAGGGCCACGACTGGCACGCCATGGGTCCAGGCAAGGTGCATCGGGCCGGTATCGCCGCCAATGAAAAGTCGGCATCTTGTGAGCAAATTCCGCATCTCGGGCAGATCCATCGGGGGAGCCATGATCCCCGCTCCGTGGGAGCCGGAAGCAATGGCTTCGACGATTTTTTCTTCACCCGGCCCCCAGGTGAGGATTGGCGCGCAGCCCTCCGCCGCCAGGTAGCGAGCCAGAACGGCGTAATTGGCTTCGGGCCAGCGCTTGTGAGCCTGTTTTCGGCTCGTTCCGGGGTGAATTGCGATCGGCGATCGTCCTTCGAGCGAATCCAGGAAGCGGAACACTCCGGGAGAGAGATTGGCAGGCGCGAAAGGAAAAACTAGCTTCTCCGGACGAATGCCGAGGGGTTGGAGCAGCTCCAGGTTCTTGTAGACGCGGTTAAGTCGAGGGGAAGAAGGCGCGACCCGACGATTATAGAAGATGAAGCTGCACTCCCGGGAGCCCCTTCTATCGAAACCGAGCCGCATCGGAGCCCCCGAAAAGAGGGTGAGCAGCCCGCTTTTCAGCGATCCCTGGAAATCGAGGGTCAAGCGTGGCCTGAAAGCTCTCAAGGAATCGAGAAAGTCAGGCAGGAGATCGGGAAAGCTCGCCGGATCCGAAAGCATTGCCCGGGTGGACAGCCGGCGGCGCGGAAACACGAAGACCTCATCCAGCCAAGGAGCTGCCGGCAGCAGAGAGCGGGAACCGGGCTCTACCAGCCAGCCCAGGCGGACGCTCGGAAAGGCCGTCCGCAGAGCCGCGGCGCTGGGCAGGGTCCGAATTACGTCGCCCACAGCCCCGAGGCGCACAATGAGGACGCCGTCGCCCGAACGCAGGTCTGTGTTGAAAGGCATGGGCATGGGGGTCCGATTATAGCGGTCCCGAGGATCACTGGGATCCCGTAGCCGGTTCGTTGACACCGCCGAGAGCGCTGTGCTAGAAAATGCCGCGTGGCGGTCGATCCAAAACTCCTAGAGATTCTCGCCTGTCCCGTATGCAAGACCTCCGTGGAGCTACTGCCGGACGGATCGGGACTGTTGTGCCGCCAGTGCAGGCTGGTCTACCCAATCGAAAGCGACATCCCGGTGATGCTCGTGGATGCCGCCCG contains these protein-coding regions:
- the tatC gene encoding twin-arginine translocase subunit TatC, coding for MSFLEHLDELRSRLFKAVLALAVAFALAWTQSERLFRYMVEPLTPFLGGRKLVFLEITEPFILYMKVALLAGIFAAAPVILYQAWAFVAPGLYPREKRYAAPFIVSASLLFLAGGAFGYKVAFPYAARFLLSIAGDFEPALTVKSLFGFESKIVLGMGLVFEMPAVIYLLASLGIVSPRFLLRHLKMAVLISFIVAAIITPTPDVVTQCVFAVPMIGLYLLGIGASYLVPRRDGR
- a CDS encoding Trm112 family protein codes for the protein MAVDPKLLEILACPVCKTSVELLPDGSGLLCRQCRLVYPIESDIPVMLVDAARQVAPSQDLP
- a CDS encoding glycosyltransferase family 9 protein; translated protein: MPMPFNTDLRSGDGVLIVRLGAVGDVIRTLPSAAALRTAFPSVRLGWLVEPGSRSLLPAAPWLDEVFVFPRRRLSTRAMLSDPASFPDLLPDFLDSLRAFRPRLTLDFQGSLKSGLLTLFSGAPMRLGFDRRGSRECSFIFYNRRVAPSSPRLNRVYKNLELLQPLGIRPEKLVFPFAPANLSPGVFRFLDSLEGRSPIAIHPGTSRKQAHKRWPEANYAVLARYLAAEGCAPILTWGPGEEKIVEAIASGSHGAGIMAPPMDLPEMRNLLTRCRLFIGGDTGPMHLAWTHGVPVVALFGSTDPQINGPLGEARRILAPAWADGQPTPRRGDAESIRWITPDLVLAAARELLATPKIPLPEAGRP
- a CDS encoding S41 family peptidase; translated protein: MKGRQLAFGVAILAAGSLTGGFLSPRVDAASDRSNDRLKNFSQILGIIQDQYVEEVSPEVAIEGAIDGMLKTLDPHTHFLNSSEYQDMMEEQHGSFSGLGIVISKPTLDKPLTVIAPIEGTPAYRAGIRPGDVISQIEGVDTLDMSVDHALKKLRGPKGTPVNITVVRPGEDAALKFSIVRDDIPTRSVPYAFMIRPDVGFIRVSNFTQTTDRELEEKLQALKKAGMNKLILDLRGNPGGLLEQAWRMADKFLSQGQKVVYTRGRVKGADQEYTATGSGTHIDFPVVVLVNKYSASASEIVAGALQDHDRALIVGKTTWGKGLVQTVYPLSQRSALALTTAHYYTPSGRLIQRDYESLEDYFYLSQDEESEPAPAERETRRTDSGRVVLGGGGITPDISVEALQLDKFLRHLENEQAFFGFAIQFNVKHKDLDRTFAVDDTTLSEFKKYLDERKIPYTDADLQKDDAYLRASIRKEISSARWGNEEGFKAFAEVDPQIQKALDSFPEARQLAHLGEDSPDASARQKKP
- a CDS encoding twin-arginine translocase TatA/TatE family subunit gives rise to the protein MFGSLGAPELLAIFAVALLLFGPRKLPELGRALGKSLAEFRKATSELKATLDREIAEAAPAPSAPQPAVEPPAGSLARNDSNPGEDGGRNST
- the waaF gene encoding lipopolysaccharide heptosyltransferase II → MNERTAGHGVAKILIRVNNWIGDVVMVSPALRAVRRTYPHAEVTLLARSWVIDSLRGSPYFDRLIEYDRKGAHAGGWGRWKLIQRLRREHYDMALLFQKAFEAALFASMARIPRRIGFSTDARGWLLTDALPLPKEGHHVEHFLQIAEAAGCDTSDRRLSFHVTPAARDAAYRFMRQQGLLEAPLRVGIHAGASKAPRAWHASRFAEVATSLASQLGARVLLFGSDADAPLLETIRRESGDVCLPPPRGQSLQVMAALMEHCHLVVCNDSGPMHVAAALRIPIVALFGPGSPERTGPFTDPALVRVLTRRFPCSPCRQDFFRECQPAESGKPFCLEEITAAEVVAASQDLLGLAPRSVLGISGSAAFENPQRPSGVTGCAKLL